TTATGGTTGTTAAAAAAGGTTGACGAGATGGAAAGAATAGAAGAATCACCGGGTGGCAAGAACGTAGTCTGCAACAGCTTATTGACGATATTCTGCTGATCCATATTCAGTTTGAGCATTTGATCGTCTTCAAAACCGGAACTTGTATCTTCCTTTACATTTGAGGTGctcattgatttcttcaaaccttTGCTATTGTTTGCCTTGACTTTCAATTTACCTGAGTTTTGGCGTCTAAGAATTTCCAAGTTTTCCAACATGGCCTTGTTACCCTGGTATGTTTGACTTTTAAAGACACACATCTCCTTGAAGTAGAAgatgatttgtttgattatcattttccaaatacTGAACCTATAGATCAATTGATCCACCGGTCTAGGGTCGTCGATGTTCTTGAACGGCAAGTAGTATGGAGAATGGTAATCATCAGGAGATAAGACCGACTGTGTGGCGAATTTGGTATTGTTCCTGTAGACGGTGTCCAAGTTCACCACGCTCTCCGATTGCTGGTGGGTTTGTTGAAAGGGAATGTTGGTGAGCCCCGGGATCCCAGGAATGCTAGGAATCGATTCCGAGGAGGATGCTGTGTGTAAATAGGGCCTACTACTCATTGCCAAACAGAATAATTGGCAACTTGAAAGGATGAGAAAGACATAGATCCAGGGGAATATGTGGAAATGTCCCTTCAGGGGGGCCTATCTATTTAAGTCGATTTCCAGCATCGgttatttttctcaatttcgATTTTCTGTCACACGCCAACGGGAAAGCTCGGTCCTTAAGTTGTTAGAATGGGTGCACCCTTCACCTTCGGTGCAATACGCTGGTGGCCATTATATTATAGGAGTTTATAATTACTATATACTGTATAAAAACAGATGGGGGGGTTATAAGAGAAGAGAGTTCGAGGGGAGGGGGAGACAACTATAACAGCAACTCTAATCGTTGTTGAACAAGTGACCAATATCAGCTGGTaattcttggatttggGTGTTGTAGAACATTTCGATTTCTCTCATTCTAGTGATATCGTTATCTGCCAACAAGTTGATTGCAACACCCTTTCTACCAAATCTACCGGATCTACCAATTCTGTGAATGTAGTTTTCATTGTTATCTGGTAAATCGTAGTTAATAACAAGAGAAACTTGTTGAACATCAATACCTCTTGCTAATAAATCGGTACAAATCAAGATTCTTGAAGAACCAGTTCTGAATTCAGCCATAATCTTATCTCTATCTTGTTGAGACATGTCAGAGTGAATAGAAGAGACAGTGAAGTTTTGCTTTGTTAAAGCTTCAGttaattcttcaactcttctTCTAGTATTACAGAAAATAACTGCTTGAGTAACAGAAATGGAATCATACAAGTCAATCAAACACATCAATTTATATTggtcttcttcaacattgacATAGAATTGCTTAATACCTTCCAAAGTCAATTCGTCCTTCTTGACCAAGATTCTAACTGGATCTCTCATAAACTTGGTGGTGACATCAAGAACATCCTTTGGCATTGTAGCAGATAATAGGACAACTTGAGTAGTTTCTGGAAGATATTGGAAAACCTTGTGGATTTGTTCCTTGAAACCTTGGGATAACATTTCATCGGCTTCATCCATAATGAACATCTTGACATCtcttgttttgaaataaCCTCTGTCAATCATGTCAA
The window above is part of the Pichia kudriavzevii chromosome 1, complete sequence genome. Proteins encoded here:
- a CDS encoding uncharacterized protein (PKUD0A07110; similar to Saccharomyces cerevisiae YJL138C (TIF2) and YKR059W (TIF1); ancestral locus Anc_1.211) — its product is MSTEEKPLASPEGTIETNYDEVATTFDQMNLKPEIIRGIFGLGFEAPSAIQQRAILPIVSGRDVLAQAQSGTGKTATFSISALQRIDETVKKTQALIMAPTRELALQIQRVVVSIALHMDVTVHACIGGKPMGEDIEALNAGAQIVVGTPGRVFDMIDRGYFKTRDVKMFIMDEADEMLSQGFKEQIHKVFQYLPETTQVVLLSATMPKDVLDVTTKFMRDPVRILVKKDELTLEGIKQFYVNVEEDQYKLMCLIDLYDSISVTQAVIFCNTRRRVEELTEALTKQNFTVSSIHSDMSQQDRDKIMAEFRTGSSRILICTDLLARGIDVQQVSLVINYDLPDNNENYIHRIGRSGRFGRKGVAINLLADNDITRMREIEMFYNTQIQELPADIGHLFNND